From Microbacterium sp. LWH11-1.2, one genomic window encodes:
- a CDS encoding VWA domain-containing protein, producing MIFQPVLHPLLLVLLFVPVIALAVWLTVRGGTSTISGTPQKQGSGEGVAEPVEASRAQSRSRAQQRALWALRLLLLLACFVMLLRPGIPGGATQTLATDTDIVLVVDTTASIVAEDWGDGEPRLDGVREDVRAIVEEYPGARFALITSDAAAELRMPLTTDTTALMGSLEVLRPEVTSQSRGSSIGISAPLVSETLASAAEASPDRSRMVFYFGDGEQTVDTPPEPFSGSAKYTDAGGVFGYGTAEGGPMRITGGGVNADEGYIEYQGENALSVIDEQNLEAVAEQLGVDYQHRTADAAPTLPEAPSTTTSYAESGEVGNVTELYWIAALVIIALLGVELTRATLLIARLRQLRSPRADRSLSERSETKGARSAVPGRVSSRSAVPERGAQRRDEGRSTPDGGGAS from the coding sequence GTGATCTTCCAGCCCGTCCTCCATCCGCTGCTGCTCGTGCTGCTGTTCGTGCCCGTGATCGCCCTCGCCGTCTGGCTGACCGTGCGTGGGGGAACTTCGACGATCTCAGGAACCCCGCAGAAGCAGGGGTCAGGGGAAGGGGTCGCTGAGCCTGTCGAAGCGTCTCGGGCGCAGTCCCGTTCGCGCGCTCAGCAGCGCGCCCTGTGGGCGCTGCGTCTTCTCCTTCTGCTCGCGTGCTTCGTGATGCTGCTGCGCCCCGGCATCCCCGGCGGTGCGACCCAGACGCTCGCGACCGACACCGACATCGTGCTCGTCGTCGACACCACCGCGAGCATCGTGGCGGAGGACTGGGGCGACGGAGAGCCCCGGCTCGACGGCGTCCGTGAAGACGTCCGCGCGATCGTCGAGGAATACCCCGGCGCGCGGTTCGCCCTCATCACCTCCGATGCGGCGGCGGAACTGCGGATGCCGTTGACCACCGACACCACCGCGCTGATGGGGTCGCTCGAAGTGCTGCGGCCCGAGGTGACCAGCCAGTCGCGCGGCAGCTCGATCGGCATCTCCGCGCCGCTGGTCTCCGAGACGCTCGCCTCGGCCGCCGAGGCCTCCCCGGACCGCTCGCGGATGGTGTTCTACTTCGGCGACGGCGAGCAGACGGTCGATACGCCCCCCGAGCCGTTCAGCGGCAGCGCGAAGTACACCGACGCCGGCGGCGTGTTCGGCTACGGTACCGCCGAGGGCGGCCCCATGCGCATCACGGGCGGAGGGGTGAACGCCGACGAGGGGTACATCGAATACCAGGGCGAGAACGCGCTCTCGGTCATCGACGAGCAGAACCTCGAGGCGGTCGCCGAGCAGCTCGGCGTCGACTACCAGCACCGGACGGCGGATGCCGCGCCGACGCTGCCCGAGGCCCCCTCGACCACGACGAGCTACGCCGAGTCCGGCGAGGTCGGCAACGTCACCGAGCTGTACTGGATCGCCGCGCTGGTGATCATCGCCCTCCTCGGCGTCGAGCTGACCCGCGCGACGCTGCTCATCGCGCGACTCCGTCAGCTGCGGTCGCCCCGTGCCGATCGGTCCCTGAGCGAGCGGAGCGAGACGAAAGGCGCACGCTCCGCGGTTCCTGGGCGCGTGTCGTCTCGCTCCGCGGTTCCTGAGCGAGGAGCGCAGCGACGAGACGAAG
- a CDS encoding VWA domain-containing protein: MALANFWMIIVALAVVLVALGIGLALGLRRAGRGEAGERARVARAERLRALPSFRQALSRRALALSGILVLGTVATVAAGVVAARPMSSQTIQPVNTSRDIMLCLDVSGSMTEVDVEVLSVFEELLEDFEGERIGLTIFNSSPVQIFPLTDDYDFIREHLASIKESFDYVDQIPEHWVGTLNGDGASLIGDGLAACTMGFDRPDDERSRSVIFATDNEINGASIVTLEEAAGYAKAKGVRVFALNPVQGKDAEVSAELAAAAETTGGAAYGLRDTTTVSDIVTEVQEQEATELRGEAQVVWTDSPNLWIVVLSITLLSFAVVLWRVRL, encoded by the coding sequence ATGGCACTAGCCAACTTCTGGATGATCATCGTCGCCCTCGCGGTCGTGCTGGTCGCACTCGGCATCGGGCTCGCGCTGGGCCTGCGCCGCGCCGGACGCGGTGAAGCCGGCGAACGGGCGCGGGTCGCCCGTGCCGAGCGTCTGCGCGCGCTGCCGTCGTTCCGCCAGGCGCTGAGCCGGCGGGCGCTCGCGCTGTCCGGCATCCTCGTGCTCGGCACGGTGGCGACGGTCGCGGCCGGTGTGGTGGCAGCCCGGCCGATGTCGTCGCAGACCATCCAGCCGGTGAACACCAGCCGCGACATCATGCTGTGCCTCGACGTGTCGGGCTCGATGACCGAGGTCGACGTCGAGGTGCTGAGCGTGTTCGAAGAGCTGCTCGAGGACTTCGAGGGCGAACGGATCGGCCTGACGATCTTCAACAGCTCTCCCGTGCAGATCTTCCCGCTCACCGACGACTACGACTTCATCCGAGAGCACCTCGCGAGCATCAAGGAGAGCTTCGACTACGTCGATCAGATCCCCGAGCACTGGGTCGGAACCCTCAACGGCGACGGCGCCTCACTGATCGGCGACGGTCTCGCCGCGTGCACGATGGGCTTCGACCGCCCCGATGACGAGCGGTCGCGCTCGGTCATCTTCGCCACCGACAACGAGATCAACGGCGCCTCGATCGTGACGCTCGAGGAGGCGGCCGGCTACGCCAAGGCCAAGGGCGTGCGCGTGTTCGCCCTGAACCCGGTGCAGGGCAAGGATGCCGAGGTGAGCGCCGAGCTCGCCGCCGCGGCGGAGACGACCGGGGGCGCCGCCTACGGCCTGCGCGACACGACGACCGTGTCCGACATCGTGACCGAGGTGCAGGAGCAGGAGGCGACCGAGCTGCGCGGCGAGGCGCAGGTCGTCTGGACCGACAGTCCGAATCTCTGGATCGTGGTGCTGTCGATCACGCTGCTCTCGTTCGCCGTGGTGCTGTGGAGGGTGAGACTGTGA
- a CDS encoding DUF58 domain-containing protein — protein sequence MPSLITQVKSKLFIHSSRKSLHALDGAYASLLHGRSLDFEDLRKYEYGDQVRDIDWRATARLGTPLVKRHRAMRMHTIMFVVDTGRSMAALAHDEKSKKDLAILATGVLGVLALRHGDDFTTVYGDAERVRRRAPGRSEGALEHALRTIDRAIDASTAPSDRDALLSYVTRTISRRMIVVVITDEAPITDETERMLRRLRVQHDVLWLTVRDADPVLDHTTRTIRSDVDSRWDVPDFVQGDLGIVRELTAQTEADAARLAETLKRMEISHAALDGQDDAVSQLLQLLNRRSHAGI from the coding sequence ATGCCCAGCCTGATCACGCAGGTGAAGAGCAAGCTCTTCATCCACTCGTCGCGCAAGTCGCTGCACGCGCTCGACGGCGCGTACGCGTCGCTGCTGCACGGGCGCAGTCTCGACTTCGAGGATCTGCGCAAGTACGAGTACGGCGATCAGGTGCGCGACATCGACTGGCGTGCGACCGCGCGGCTGGGCACTCCGCTGGTCAAGCGTCATCGCGCGATGCGCATGCACACGATCATGTTCGTGGTCGACACCGGGCGCTCGATGGCCGCGCTCGCCCACGACGAGAAGTCCAAGAAGGATCTGGCGATCCTCGCGACCGGCGTCCTCGGCGTGCTCGCCCTGCGCCACGGCGACGACTTCACGACGGTCTACGGCGATGCGGAGCGTGTGCGCCGCCGAGCGCCCGGCCGCAGCGAGGGCGCACTCGAGCACGCCCTGCGCACGATCGACAGGGCCATCGACGCGAGCACCGCCCCGAGCGATCGCGACGCCCTGCTGTCATACGTCACGCGAACGATCTCCCGCCGCATGATCGTCGTCGTGATCACCGACGAGGCGCCGATCACCGACGAGACCGAGCGGATGCTGCGACGACTGCGCGTGCAGCACGACGTGCTGTGGCTCACGGTGCGTGACGCCGACCCCGTGCTCGACCACACGACGCGCACCATCCGCAGCGACGTCGACAGCCGGTGGGACGTTCCGGACTTCGTGCAGGGCGACCTCGGCATCGTCCGCGAGCTCACGGCGCAGACCGAGGCGGATGCCGCGCGTCTCGCCGAGACCCTGAAGCGCATGGAGATCAGCCATGCCGCACTCGACGGGCAGGACGACGCGGTCTCGCAGCTGCTGCAGCTGCTGAACCGGAGGTCTCATGCCGGGATCTGA
- a CDS encoding AAA family ATPase, whose protein sequence is MSRAAAVLTVISDSYSAKMVGQDRLRMSLLVSLIAGGHILLESVPGLAKTTAASTLADTVKAQFKRIQCTPDLLPSDITGSQIYESATGSFRTVLGPVHANFVLLDEINRSSAKTQSAMLEAMQEHQTTIGGEIHHLPKPFLVIATQNPIEQEGTYELPEAQMDRFLLKEIVEYPSPAEEFEILSRIDSGVLDPDRHVTSSVSLDDVDLLQDVASRVYVDPAIRNYIVSIAYVTRNPAPYIGEERARLIKYGASPRASIAFLQASRALALLNGRAHVLPEDIRALRHLVLRHRLLLTFEADAEGIRSEEIIDEIFAAVPTP, encoded by the coding sequence ATGTCGCGCGCCGCCGCCGTCCTCACGGTCATCTCGGACTCGTACTCCGCGAAGATGGTCGGCCAGGACCGCCTGCGGATGAGCCTGCTCGTCTCGCTCATCGCCGGCGGCCACATCCTGCTCGAGAGCGTGCCGGGACTCGCCAAGACCACGGCGGCCAGCACGCTCGCCGACACCGTCAAGGCTCAGTTCAAGCGCATCCAGTGCACGCCCGACCTGTTGCCCAGCGACATCACCGGCAGCCAGATCTACGAGTCGGCGACCGGCTCGTTCCGCACGGTGCTCGGTCCTGTGCACGCGAACTTCGTGCTGCTCGACGAGATCAACCGCTCGAGCGCGAAGACCCAGAGCGCGATGCTCGAGGCGATGCAGGAGCACCAGACGACGATCGGCGGCGAGATCCATCACCTCCCGAAGCCGTTCCTCGTGATCGCGACGCAGAACCCGATCGAGCAGGAGGGCACCTACGAGCTGCCCGAGGCGCAGATGGACCGCTTCCTGCTCAAGGAGATCGTCGAGTACCCGAGCCCGGCGGAGGAGTTCGAGATCCTCAGCCGCATCGACTCGGGCGTGCTCGACCCCGACCGGCACGTGACCAGCTCGGTGAGCCTCGACGACGTGGACCTGCTGCAGGACGTCGCGAGCCGCGTCTATGTCGACCCGGCCATCCGCAACTACATCGTCTCGATCGCCTATGTGACCCGGAACCCCGCGCCGTACATCGGCGAGGAGCGCGCACGCCTCATCAAGTACGGGGCCAGCCCGCGTGCGAGCATCGCGTTCCTGCAGGCTTCGCGCGCGCTGGCGCTGCTGAACGGCCGCGCGCACGTGCTGCCCGAGGACATCCGCGCCCTTCGTCACCTGGTGCTGCGCCACCGTCTGCTCCTCACCTTCGAGGCCGACGCCGAGGGCATCCGCAGCGAGGAGATCATCGACGAGATCTTCGCGGCCGTTCCCACTCCCTGA